In uncultured Cohaesibacter sp., a genomic segment contains:
- the folD gene encoding bifunctional methylenetetrahydrofolate dehydrogenase/methenyltetrahydrofolate cyclohydrolase FolD — MTATRIDGKAIAATLREKIALEGKKLIDETGVVPGIAVVIVGEDPASKVYVASKGKAAKECNFKSVEHSLPEDTSEEALLALVGALNDDDSIHGILVQLPLPRHIDESKVLELIRPDKDVDGFHPINVGLLTAGARDKAMVPCTPAGSLILAKSCLGDLSGKSAVVVGRSNIVGKPMAALLLAESCTVTIAHSRTKDLPGVVRAADIVVAAVGRPEMIKGDWIKKGACVIDVGINRIPAPERGEGKTRLVGDVDYDGAAENAAFITPVPGGVGPMTIALLMANTLTAARRAAGLEDLDYAALLG, encoded by the coding sequence ATGACCGCAACACGCATAGACGGCAAGGCGATCGCTGCCACGCTTAGAGAAAAGATTGCCCTGGAAGGCAAAAAGCTGATCGATGAGACTGGCGTCGTGCCCGGCATTGCAGTGGTCATAGTCGGCGAGGATCCTGCCAGCAAGGTTTATGTCGCCTCAAAGGGCAAGGCCGCCAAGGAATGCAATTTCAAGTCGGTCGAGCATTCTCTGCCGGAAGACACCAGTGAGGAAGCGCTGCTGGCACTCGTTGGCGCGCTCAACGACGACGACAGCATCCATGGTATTCTGGTGCAACTTCCCCTGCCCCGCCACATTGACGAATCCAAGGTGCTCGAACTCATCCGGCCGGACAAGGATGTCGATGGCTTCCATCCGATCAACGTCGGCCTGCTGACCGCCGGTGCGCGCGACAAGGCCATGGTGCCCTGCACGCCAGCCGGGTCTCTCATTCTCGCCAAAAGCTGTCTTGGTGATCTTTCGGGCAAGTCTGCCGTGGTCGTTGGTCGGTCCAACATTGTTGGCAAACCGATGGCTGCCCTTTTGTTGGCGGAAAGCTGCACGGTGACCATTGCGCATAGCCGCACCAAGGATCTTCCAGGTGTTGTGAGGGCAGCAGATATCGTTGTGGCAGCCGTTGGTCGCCCCGAGATGATCAAGGGCGACTGGATCAAGAAGGGCGCCTGTGTGATTGACGTGGGTATCAACCGGATTCCTGCCCCGGAACGCGGTGAAGGCAAGACCCGCCTTGTGGGCGATGTTGACTATGACGGGGCAGCCGAGAACGCCGCCTTCATCACGCCGGTGCCTGGTGGCGTCGGGCCGATGACCATCGCTTTGCTCATGGCCAACACTCTCACCGCCGCGCGCCGCGCAGCCGGATTAGAAGACCTCGATTATGCAGCCCTTCTGGGCTGA
- a CDS encoding DUF1992 domain-containing protein, with protein sequence MPNKDVTEYLIAKVKSEGLLEGYKRARKPKPPKQSDDTFLKAGYRILEETGAMPREIELKKAIAEQFERLSEAKTEEEKESEFRKLAELQMVLGVEQDARRKFYTE encoded by the coding sequence ATGCCTAACAAAGACGTCACCGAATATCTAATTGCGAAAGTCAAGTCGGAAGGCTTGCTTGAGGGCTATAAACGCGCTCGGAAACCCAAGCCGCCCAAACAGAGTGACGATACCTTCCTGAAGGCTGGATATCGCATTCTGGAAGAGACAGGCGCCATGCCTCGTGAAATCGAATTGAAAAAGGCCATTGCCGAGCAGTTCGAACGTCTGAGCGAAGCCAAGACGGAAGAGGAAAAGGAATCCGAGTTCCGCAAGTTGGCCGAGTTGCAGATGGTTTTGGGCGTTGAACAGGACGCTCGCCGGAAATTCTATACCGAATAG
- a CDS encoding MaoC family dehydratase N-terminal domain-containing protein yields MDMSGLEGWIGKTEVREEVIASFPSNALAATLNRDDPEYTIGTALPPLWHWLHFLPIFKLSDAGYDGHAALGGFLPPVSLPRRMWAGSRLKFLAPMLIGNRLRKTSTIKAITAKEGRSGQLVFVTVGHQVFDGDTLGIDEEHDIVYREEAASGATPPPPPMAPENSTFSREINPDPVLLFRYSALTFNGHRIHYDHPFCVQSEGYKGLVVHGPLIATLLLDLLRREYPAATVLSYSFRAVSTIFDSERFFVHGSPEGDGNSFKLWATREDGTLAMKATARIE; encoded by the coding sequence ATGGATATGTCAGGACTTGAGGGATGGATCGGAAAAACCGAAGTCCGTGAGGAAGTTATTGCGTCCTTTCCATCCAATGCGCTGGCGGCAACCCTCAATCGGGACGATCCGGAATACACGATCGGAACGGCTCTGCCGCCCCTCTGGCACTGGCTGCATTTTCTGCCGATATTCAAGCTTTCGGACGCCGGTTACGATGGACATGCGGCCCTTGGCGGCTTTTTGCCTCCTGTGTCCTTGCCACGTCGGATGTGGGCCGGGAGCCGCCTCAAGTTCCTTGCGCCAATGCTCATCGGTAACAGACTTCGCAAAACTTCGACGATCAAGGCCATCACGGCCAAGGAAGGGCGCTCCGGCCAGCTGGTGTTCGTGACAGTGGGCCATCAGGTGTTTGACGGCGACACCTTGGGCATAGACGAAGAGCATGACATCGTTTATCGCGAAGAGGCAGCCTCCGGCGCAACTCCACCACCACCGCCAATGGCGCCGGAGAACAGCACGTTCTCACGAGAAATCAATCCAGACCCGGTGCTGCTGTTCCGCTATTCGGCTCTCACCTTCAACGGCCACCGCATCCACTATGATCACCCATTCTGCGTCCAGTCCGAGGGGTATAAGGGACTAGTGGTGCATGGCCCATTGATCGCAACGCTGCTTCTTGATCTGCTGAGACGAGAATATCCAGCCGCCACGGTTCTGAGCTACAGCTTCCGGGCTGTCTCAACCATTTTCGACTCAGAACGGTTCTTCGTGCATGGAAGTCCTGAAGGAGACGGCAATAGCTTCAAGCTCTGGGCGACAAGAGAGGACGGAACGCTGGCAATGAAAGCCACAGCGCGAATTGAGTAG
- a CDS encoding cold-shock protein — MATGTVKWFNPTKGYGFIEPAEGGKDAFVHISAVERSGLTTLTEGQKVEYEMVEGRNGKENADNLKVLG, encoded by the coding sequence ATGGCAACCGGAACTGTTAAGTGGTTCAACCCGACCAAGGGCTACGGCTTCATCGAGCCTGCTGAAGGTGGCAAGGATGCATTTGTGCATATCTCGGCGGTTGAACGTTCCGGCCTAACAACCCTTACCGAAGGTCAGAAGGTTGAATATGAAATGGTTGAAGGTCGCAATGGCAAGGAAAATGCCGATAACCTGAAAGTGCTTGGTTAA
- a CDS encoding Tex family protein — MNLIEEMSIPSVIAAEIGCQAKQVVAAVELIDNGDTIPFIARYRKEVTGGLDDIQLRKLDERLIYLREFSKRRESVRSAIEARGKLTDDILARLAKATTKAELEDINAPFRVKVKTRAQKAIDNGLLPLADAILEQPASDPETLAKPFIGEKVADIKAALDGVRDILSERFSLHPDTAAKIRPVAKKTARLKASVVSGKEEEGNKFADYFDHTENWTKAPSHRILAMMRGQEAGFLSLDIEFDDEAVAFSKSAIVNDNKIPAGNAFLDKVVDWTWKVKFTTRLVSEMTGEMRERAEKEAIDVFVTNLKALLMAAPAGMKATMGLDPGIRTGVKVAVVDATGKLLATSTVYPYAPRNDVRGTLSELGALIRRFGVELIAIGNGTASRETDALVAELLKGIDGKKPTKVVVSEAGASVYSASEFASREFPDLDVSLRGAVSIARRLQDPLAELVKIDPKAIGVGQYQHDVDQTRLARALAAAVEDVVNAVGVDVNTASPALLSYVAGVGPSLAESIVSYRDSNGVFSKRSELKSVPRLGDRTFSQCAGFLRVIGGSEPLDASAVHPEAYKVARKIVADCGRDLRDIMGDANSLKNVDPAKFVTGDFGIPTIKDIIEELRKPGRDPRPQFRTATFMEGIHEISDLLPGMRLEGTVTNVAAFGAFVDIGVHQDGLVHISQLSDSYVSDPSKVVKAGQVVKVVVTAVDVKAKRISLSMKSAPEIGETSRGRKPEQRSQQKMSSNRQGKDKSKNEGMGQLGEALAKALRK; from the coding sequence ATGAATTTGATCGAAGAAATGTCCATCCCATCTGTCATCGCAGCCGAAATCGGCTGTCAGGCAAAACAGGTCGTCGCGGCCGTCGAACTTATCGACAATGGAGACACCATTCCATTCATTGCCCGATATCGTAAGGAAGTGACCGGTGGACTTGACGATATCCAGCTACGCAAGCTGGATGAGCGGCTCATTTACCTCCGGGAGTTTTCGAAGCGGCGAGAATCAGTCCGTAGCGCGATTGAGGCGCGAGGCAAACTGACCGATGACATTCTGGCTCGTCTGGCCAAGGCGACGACCAAAGCCGAACTCGAAGACATCAACGCACCGTTCCGGGTCAAGGTAAAGACCAGAGCGCAGAAGGCAATCGACAATGGCCTGCTGCCGCTCGCTGATGCCATTCTGGAACAGCCCGCCAGCGACCCGGAAACGCTGGCCAAGCCGTTCATCGGCGAGAAGGTTGCCGACATCAAGGCGGCGCTGGATGGCGTGCGTGACATCCTGTCTGAACGGTTTTCCCTCCATCCCGATACTGCGGCAAAGATTCGCCCTGTCGCCAAGAAGACTGCCCGCCTGAAAGCCTCGGTCGTGAGTGGAAAGGAAGAGGAAGGCAACAAGTTTGCCGACTATTTCGACCATACCGAGAACTGGACGAAGGCTCCAAGCCACCGCATTCTGGCCATGATGCGCGGTCAGGAGGCTGGCTTCCTGTCCCTTGATATCGAATTCGATGACGAGGCGGTTGCCTTTTCCAAATCGGCCATTGTCAATGACAACAAGATACCTGCTGGCAATGCCTTTCTCGACAAGGTTGTCGACTGGACCTGGAAGGTGAAATTCACTACGCGGCTTGTTTCGGAAATGACCGGCGAGATGCGGGAACGGGCCGAGAAGGAAGCCATCGACGTATTTGTCACCAACCTCAAGGCTCTGCTGATGGCCGCACCGGCAGGCATGAAGGCGACAATGGGGCTTGACCCGGGCATTCGTACTGGCGTGAAGGTGGCGGTTGTCGATGCCACGGGCAAACTTCTGGCGACCAGCACCGTCTACCCTTACGCGCCACGCAATGATGTGCGGGGGACGCTCAGCGAGCTTGGCGCTCTCATCCGGCGGTTTGGCGTTGAGCTGATCGCGATCGGCAATGGCACGGCGTCGCGGGAAACCGATGCGCTGGTGGCTGAACTGCTGAAGGGCATTGATGGCAAGAAGCCGACCAAGGTCGTTGTCAGCGAGGCTGGCGCTTCGGTCTATTCGGCCTCGGAATTCGCCTCGCGTGAGTTCCCGGATCTTGATGTTTCCCTGCGCGGAGCAGTTTCCATCGCGCGCCGGTTACAGGATCCGCTGGCCGAACTGGTGAAAATCGATCCCAAGGCCATCGGCGTCGGGCAGTATCAGCACGATGTGGATCAGACACGGCTGGCACGGGCTCTGGCTGCTGCCGTCGAGGATGTGGTGAACGCCGTCGGGGTTGACGTCAACACCGCTTCACCTGCGCTGTTGTCCTATGTTGCCGGTGTCGGGCCGTCACTTGCCGAATCCATCGTCAGCTACCGGGACAGCAATGGCGTCTTCTCAAAGCGGTCCGAGCTGAAATCCGTTCCGCGGCTAGGTGACCGGACCTTCTCGCAGTGCGCCGGGTTCTTGCGCGTGATTGGCGGATCCGAGCCGCTTGATGCGTCCGCAGTGCATCCGGAAGCCTACAAGGTGGCCCGAAAGATCGTTGCCGACTGCGGTCGCGATCTCAGGGACATCATGGGCGACGCCAACAGTCTCAAGAATGTCGACCCTGCGAAGTTCGTCACCGGGGACTTCGGTATTCCGACGATCAAGGATATCATCGAGGAATTGCGCAAGCCGGGTCGCGACCCGCGCCCGCAGTTCAGGACGGCAACCTTCATGGAAGGCATTCACGAGATTTCCGACCTGTTGCCGGGTATGCGTCTTGAGGGCACCGTGACCAACGTTGCCGCCTTTGGCGCGTTTGTCGACATCGGCGTTCATCAGGATGGGTTGGTGCATATCTCGCAATTGTCCGACAGCTATGTCTCTGATCCGTCCAAGGTCGTCAAGGCCGGTCAGGTGGTCAAGGTCGTGGTTACGGCTGTCGACGTGAAGGCCAAACGCATCAGCCTGTCCATGAAGTCGGCACCGGAGATTGGCGAAACATCCCGTGGCCGGAAGCCAGAGCAGCGCTCGCAGCAAAAAATGTCTTCAAACCGACAAGGCAAGGACAAGAGCAAAAACGAAGGCATGGGACAGTTGGGCGAAGCTCTTGCCAAGGCGCTCCGCAAATAG
- a CDS encoding saccharopine dehydrogenase family protein: MSAVSKKIHWLGAGLASVPGIRRLIAKDYEFHLWEQDLNKAKAATKGLSGNFALHQADTKAMAEAIAPGDIVVSMLPASMHLAIAKLCLEKNANFVSSSYISPEMAALDGEAKKKGLVFINEVGLDPGIDHLLSHLLVEEYKASPQFDPANEHDYQSYCGGFPAIANDFTYKFSWSPLGVLKALKNPAKAIVDGKVVDIAKPWEAVKDYDVALEDGMETFQSYPNRNSVVFMPHYGISEDWNMKRFVRGTLRLAGWTEAWKGIFNTIEMTPADKVDAELGPLSDKLWADHRYEEGEFDRVVLTVELKVMRNGITIWHKAKSIDSLGTRHASAMARLVSNTVSLATEAAYKGQLKSGVQAAPANPSVIREWLETIAELGDAVHHTDYCVQSRIIAAE; encoded by the coding sequence ATGAGCGCAGTAAGCAAGAAAATCCATTGGCTTGGAGCCGGACTCGCCTCCGTCCCCGGCATCCGGAGACTGATCGCCAAGGATTATGAATTCCATCTCTGGGAGCAGGATCTCAACAAGGCGAAAGCCGCCACAAAAGGGCTTTCCGGCAATTTTGCGCTACATCAGGCAGACACCAAGGCCATGGCCGAGGCCATCGCTCCGGGCGACATTGTCGTATCCATGTTGCCCGCCTCCATGCATCTCGCCATCGCCAAGCTCTGCCTTGAAAAGAACGCCAATTTCGTTTCGTCCTCCTACATCAGCCCGGAAATGGCGGCGCTTGATGGCGAAGCCAAGAAAAAGGGCCTTGTCTTTATCAACGAAGTCGGACTCGACCCCGGCATCGACCATCTGCTCTCGCATCTGTTGGTGGAAGAATACAAGGCCAGCCCACAGTTCGACCCCGCCAACGAGCATGACTACCAGTCCTATTGCGGCGGCTTCCCAGCCATAGCCAATGATTTCACCTACAAGTTCAGCTGGTCACCGCTTGGGGTTCTGAAGGCACTCAAGAACCCGGCCAAGGCAATCGTTGATGGCAAGGTCGTCGATATCGCCAAACCGTGGGAAGCGGTGAAAGACTATGACGTTGCCCTTGAAGATGGCATGGAAACCTTCCAGTCCTATCCAAACCGCAACTCCGTGGTCTTCATGCCGCATTATGGCATTTCCGAAGACTGGAACATGAAGCGCTTTGTGCGTGGCACCCTGCGCCTGGCGGGCTGGACTGAAGCCTGGAAAGGCATTTTCAATACCATTGAAATGACGCCTGCCGACAAGGTGGACGCGGAGCTTGGCCCGCTCAGTGACAAGCTCTGGGCTGACCATCGCTACGAAGAAGGTGAATTTGACCGCGTTGTCTTGACCGTCGAACTGAAGGTCATGCGCAACGGCATCACCATCTGGCACAAGGCAAAGAGCATCGATAGCCTTGGCACTCGCCACGCCAGCGCCATGGCGCGCCTGGTCTCCAACACGGTGAGCCTTGCCACAGAAGCAGCCTACAAGGGCCAGCTAAAGTCGGGCGTGCAGGCCGCTCCTGCCAATCCTTCCGTCATCCGTGAATGGCTTGAAACGATCGCCGAACT
- a CDS encoding LuxR family transcriptional regulator: MTGLETTIQRIQNATTVDAAFEAFKTYLGDLGYDNAVYTLLTDHPSIGKQALHGVATDYPEDWIRYYIEQGYQQIDPVCIYCLKRPVPFFWKDAVATLERDPHVDPTLLAHSSLVMDQGAEAGVADGIGMSFVNQYGEIAGFGISRERVENSHDYHVLSTIYLAAALFHDKFLSLHSSIAIPSLTEREKDILAWAAEGKSDWEIATILGIKHPTVRYHWSNIFKKLDATNRLLATAIAIQKKIVTPQSIRLQT; this comes from the coding sequence ATGACTGGTCTTGAAACAACGATCCAACGCATTCAAAACGCAACGACCGTTGATGCGGCCTTTGAGGCATTCAAGACATATCTCGGCGATCTTGGTTACGACAATGCCGTCTACACGTTGCTGACCGATCACCCGTCAATTGGCAAACAGGCCCTCCATGGCGTCGCGACCGACTATCCGGAAGACTGGATTCGCTACTATATCGAGCAGGGCTATCAGCAGATTGATCCGGTTTGCATATATTGCTTGAAACGCCCGGTGCCGTTTTTCTGGAAAGACGCGGTTGCGACCCTTGAGCGTGATCCGCATGTCGACCCCACACTGTTGGCACACTCGTCTCTGGTGATGGATCAGGGTGCGGAAGCCGGGGTTGCCGATGGCATCGGCATGTCGTTTGTCAATCAGTATGGCGAGATCGCCGGCTTCGGGATTTCGCGGGAGAGGGTTGAAAACAGTCACGACTACCATGTGCTCAGCACAATCTATCTGGCAGCAGCCCTGTTTCACGATAAATTCCTGAGCCTACATTCCAGTATTGCTATTCCGAGTCTGACGGAGAGGGAGAAGGATATCTTGGCCTGGGCGGCAGAGGGAAAATCGGATTGGGAAATCGCAACGATACTGGGTATCAAGCATCCCACGGTGCGCTATCACTGGAGCAACATTTTCAAGAAACTTGATGCGACAAACAGATTGCTGGCCACAGCCATTGCCATCCAGAAGAAAATAGTCACCCCACAGTCCATTCGGCTGCAGACATGA
- a CDS encoding saccharopine dehydrogenase family protein, which yields MSHIHWLGAGLSSVPGIRRLISRKHEITLWNRTISKAEAATVGLEGSFDVKAFTLDALKASLKAGDVVVSMLPATMHVEIALACLEADCHFVSSSYVSSEMAALDDKAKAKGLTFVNEVGLDPGLDHLLAHLLMTDYKASDVYDPKNSHEFRSFCGGFPAIANDFKYKFSWSPLGVLKALKSPAKAILGGEVVTTQKPWDAISDYSANLPGGSEVFQSYPNRDSLPFMETYGIGTDWNVHTFVRGTLRLDGWSDAWADIFHFVEHELAGPDGDAKLAAMSEKLWTDYAYDKGEPDRVVLVVDLKVSKDGKVVWHKDYALDSKGDAEFSAMSRLVSIPVSLAVETVLEGRLAAGVMAAPSDPTTIHRWFEEIKAHGDEFHLSEHVS from the coding sequence ATGTCGCACATTCATTGGCTCGGCGCAGGTCTTTCTTCTGTGCCCGGTATTCGCCGACTCATTTCCAGAAAACACGAAATCACCCTCTGGAACCGTACAATCTCCAAGGCAGAGGCCGCAACCGTCGGGCTGGAAGGCTCCTTTGACGTCAAGGCTTTTACTCTGGATGCCCTCAAGGCAAGCCTCAAGGCCGGCGATGTGGTTGTTTCCATGTTGCCTGCCACCATGCATGTGGAAATCGCACTAGCCTGCCTGGAAGCTGACTGCCACTTTGTTTCGTCATCTTATGTCAGCTCGGAAATGGCTGCACTTGACGACAAGGCAAAAGCCAAGGGCCTGACCTTCGTCAACGAAGTGGGGCTTGATCCGGGCCTCGACCATCTTCTGGCTCACCTCCTGATGACCGATTACAAGGCCAGCGACGTCTATGATCCGAAGAACAGCCACGAGTTCCGTTCCTTCTGCGGCGGCTTTCCGGCCATTGCCAACGATTTCAAATACAAGTTCAGCTGGTCGCCGCTGGGCGTGCTGAAGGCATTGAAAAGCCCGGCCAAGGCGATCCTTGGCGGTGAGGTGGTCACCACGCAAAAGCCATGGGATGCGATTTCCGACTATTCCGCCAATCTTCCGGGCGGATCAGAAGTCTTCCAGTCCTATCCGAACCGCGATTCCCTGCCATTCATGGAAACCTACGGCATTGGCACCGACTGGAACGTACACACCTTCGTGCGCGGCACTCTGCGACTTGATGGCTGGTCCGATGCCTGGGCCGACATTTTCCATTTCGTTGAACATGAATTGGCTGGCCCAGACGGCGACGCCAAGCTGGCAGCCATGAGCGAGAAACTCTGGACCGATTACGCCTACGACAAGGGCGAACCGGACCGCGTGGTTCTGGTGGTTGATCTCAAGGTCAGCAAGGATGGAAAGGTCGTATGGCACAAGGACTATGCGCTTGATTCCAAGGGCGATGCCGAATTCTCGGCCATGTCGCGCCTTGTCTCCATTCCGGTCAGCCTCGCCGTCGAAACGGTATTGGAAGGACGCCTTGCTGCCGGGGTAATGGCAGCCCCATCCGATCCGACAACCATTCATCGCTGGTTCGAAGAAATTAAGGCGCATGGCGACGAGTTCCATCTCAGCGAACATGTCTCCTGA
- a CDS encoding formate--tetrahydrofolate ligase, which yields MPADIDIARAASLKPIIEIGDRLGIPADKLIPFGHDKAKLSQACIEDLKDRPDGKLILVTAISPTPAGEGKTTTTVGLGDALNAIGKKATICIREASLGPCFGVKGGAAGGGMAQVVPMEEMNLHFTGDLHAVTTAHNLLAAMIDNHIYWGNELGIDTRRIHWRRVVDLNDRALRQITTGLGGVANGYPAESGFDITVASEVMAILCLAEDLDDLQRRLGDIIIAYRRDLTPVCCRDLGADGAMTVLLKQAILPNLVQTIENNPALVHGGPFANIAHGCNSVIATKAALKLSDYVVTEAGFGADLGAEKFFNIKCRKAGLTPDAAVIVATVRALKMNGGVAKKDLDRPDVDAVLAGCANLGRHIENVGKFGVPVIVAINHFTSDTAEETAVVKDYVEALGSKAIVCTHWADGSNGALALAEAVVAITEEASAPFNLLYGDELTLIEKINVVAKEVYRADTVIIDRKVRERLARWQDGGYGHLPVCMAKTQYSFSTDPELLGAPEGFVVPVREVRLSAGAGFIVAICGEIMTMPGLPRHPAALSIHLNDKGEIEGLF from the coding sequence ATGCCAGCCGATATTGATATTGCCCGCGCCGCCAGTCTCAAGCCCATCATCGAGATTGGTGACAGACTGGGCATCCCCGCCGACAAGCTGATCCCATTTGGCCACGACAAGGCCAAGCTGTCGCAGGCTTGCATTGAGGATCTGAAGGACCGGCCCGACGGCAAGCTCATTCTGGTGACGGCGATCAGTCCGACACCGGCAGGCGAAGGCAAGACGACGACAACGGTCGGGCTTGGCGATGCCCTGAATGCGATTGGCAAAAAGGCAACCATCTGCATTCGTGAAGCTTCGCTGGGTCCCTGCTTTGGCGTCAAGGGCGGCGCAGCCGGCGGCGGCATGGCGCAGGTTGTTCCCATGGAAGAGATGAACCTGCACTTCACCGGCGATCTACATGCCGTCACGACAGCGCATAATCTTCTCGCGGCGATGATCGATAACCACATCTATTGGGGCAATGAGCTGGGCATTGACACGCGACGCATCCATTGGCGGCGCGTTGTGGATCTCAATGACCGCGCCCTGCGCCAGATCACGACAGGCCTGGGTGGGGTCGCCAATGGCTATCCGGCGGAATCCGGGTTTGACATCACGGTTGCCTCCGAGGTGATGGCCATTCTTTGTCTGGCTGAAGACCTTGACGATCTGCAGCGGCGGCTTGGCGACATCATTATTGCCTATCGGCGCGACCTGACTCCGGTTTGCTGCCGCGATCTCGGAGCGGATGGAGCCATGACCGTCCTGCTGAAACAGGCCATCCTTCCCAATCTGGTGCAAACCATCGAGAATAATCCCGCGCTTGTGCATGGCGGACCATTTGCCAATATCGCGCATGGCTGCAACTCGGTGATCGCCACCAAGGCCGCGCTCAAGCTCTCCGATTATGTGGTGACCGAAGCCGGGTTTGGCGCCGATCTCGGGGCGGAGAAATTCTTCAACATCAAATGCCGCAAGGCCGGTCTGACACCGGATGCCGCCGTCATCGTGGCCACGGTTCGGGCGCTCAAGATGAATGGTGGCGTGGCCAAGAAGGACCTTGACCGGCCAGACGTCGATGCGGTTCTGGCAGGCTGCGCCAACCTTGGGCGGCATATCGAGAATGTGGGCAAATTCGGTGTACCGGTCATCGTCGCCATCAACCATTTCACGTCGGATACCGCCGAGGAAACGGCTGTGGTCAAAGACTATGTCGAAGCTCTTGGCAGCAAGGCCATTGTCTGCACCCATTGGGCGGACGGATCAAACGGGGCGCTGGCGCTGGCTGAAGCCGTCGTTGCCATCACCGAAGAAGCTTCCGCTCCGTTCAATCTGCTCTATGGCGATGAGTTGACGCTCATCGAGAAGATCAATGTCGTCGCAAAAGAGGTCTATCGCGCCGACACGGTCATCATTGATCGCAAGGTGCGGGAGCGTCTTGCGCGCTGGCAAGATGGCGGTTATGGCCATCTGCCCGTCTGCATGGCCAAGACCCAATACAGCTTCTCGACAGATCCGGAGCTGCTTGGTGCGCCGGAAGGTTTCGTCGTGCCCGTGCGGGAAGTTCGGCTGTCTGCGGGGGCTGGTTTCATCGTCGCCATCTGCGGCGAGATCATGACCATGCCCGGCCTGCCGAGGCATCCTGCGGCCCTATCTATCCACCTTAATGACAAAGGCGAGATTGAAGGCTTGTTCTAA